The proteins below come from a single Candidatus Neomarinimicrobiota bacterium genomic window:
- a CDS encoding M56 family metallopeptidase, which translates to MINIHWISIPALIIQTGVLCLVLWLLSSWKNISPRLMYILWYLIILRHVFPFTLHIQNDRLPNIPFTLAPIFTDMTVQPAISSSFSFATLFQYFWIIGFMILFSSMILNEYLFHKQLKTIPAPDQLLLKLPSFSRRTKIQISSYTDSPLSYGIINPVIILPRSALDLPVSEIQSIIAHEYEHIRRHDAFHTIVQHVLCVLWFFNPFIWIAKRYCEYYREILCDIHSLNRTDMTPPDYSGLLLRIIGNSRSTRVLNGMALTRIDGNIYNLKKRIVYLNTTYKKGVTMMFKMKHKILLTLFVIAIILTACTFGTDNKSDAENNVVRIEHVPDEEVQFIPYDTPPSPIGGTDAILKNIIYPEKAKSAGLEGTVIIQAFVSEKGEVTKCKIMKSIPNTGLDEAAIDAVKKTKFTPAKQNNKDIGVWIALPVVFRLN; encoded by the coding sequence ATGATAAATATCCACTGGATCTCCATTCCGGCCCTTATCATCCAGACAGGTGTTTTATGTCTGGTTCTGTGGCTTCTGTCTTCATGGAAAAATATATCCCCCAGACTTATGTATATCCTGTGGTATCTGATCATTCTCCGTCATGTTTTCCCGTTCACACTGCATATTCAAAACGACAGACTACCGAATATTCCATTCACCCTTGCACCCATATTTACTGATATGACAGTTCAACCGGCTATCAGTTCCTCCTTCAGCTTTGCAACGCTTTTTCAATATTTTTGGATTATCGGCTTTATGATTTTGTTCAGTTCGATGATTCTGAATGAATATTTATTCCACAAACAATTGAAAACCATTCCTGCTCCGGACCAATTGCTTTTAAAACTTCCCTCCTTTTCCCGCAGGACAAAAATACAGATTAGTTCATATACCGATTCACCCCTGTCCTATGGAATAATCAATCCCGTGATTATCCTTCCCCGGTCAGCTCTGGATCTTCCGGTATCTGAAATACAATCGATCATTGCCCATGAATATGAACATATCCGCAGACATGATGCATTTCATACCATTGTCCAACATGTTCTGTGCGTTCTTTGGTTTTTCAACCCATTCATCTGGATAGCAAAACGCTATTGTGAGTATTACCGTGAAATCCTTTGTGATATTCATTCACTGAACCGGACCGATATGACTCCGCCGGATTATTCCGGTTTATTGCTGAGAATAATTGGCAACAGCAGGAGCACGCGGGTTTTAAACGGGATGGCACTTACACGGATTGACGGTAATATATACAATCTGAAAAAAAGGATTGTATACCTGAATACAACCTATAAAAAAGGAGTGACTATGATGTTTAAAATGAAACATAAGATCTTATTGACTTTATTCGTGATTGCCATAATCCTGACAGCCTGCACTTTTGGAACTGACAACAAATCAGATGCAGAAAATAATGTTGTAAGAATTGAACATGTCCCTGATGAAGAGGTTCAATTTATTCCCTATGATACACCACCCTCACCCATTGGAGGGACAGATGCCATCTTAAAAAACATAATCTATCCTGAAAAAGCAAAATCCGCAGGACTTGAGGGGACAGTGATCATTCAGGCTTTTGTCAGTGAAAAGGGTGAAGTGACAAAATGTAAAATTATGAAAAGTATCCCGAACACCGGATTGGATGAAGCAGCGATCGACGCAGTGAAAAAAACAAAATTCACACCCGCAAAACAGAATAATAAGGATATTGGTGTCTGGATCGCTTTGCCTGTTGTCTTTCGTTTGAATTAA
- a CDS encoding BlaI/MecI/CopY family transcriptional regulator, producing MPNSQTMTPLEWEIMKLFWKHGKTSIRKIADKLPESYQRAYTTIQTYVERLVDKGLLKKEKKGKINLYEPAIREQTALHHETESFVKRAFNGSFSRLSGYLIKSGKLSEDEIEELQLLIDHYREKKS from the coding sequence ATGCCAAATTCCCAAACCATGACACCCCTTGAGTGGGAAATTATGAAGTTGTTCTGGAAACACGGGAAAACAAGTATCCGGAAAATTGCCGATAAACTTCCTGAATCCTATCAAAGGGCTTACACAACAATTCAGACATATGTTGAACGATTGGTCGATAAGGGGCTTCTTAAAAAAGAGAAAAAAGGGAAAATCAACCTGTATGAACCGGCAATCAGAGAACAGACTGCCCTTCATCATGAAACGGAAAGCTTTGTGAAACGGGCTTTTAACGGATCGTTCAGCAGATTATCCGGATATCTGATTAAATCCGGAAAATTGTCTGAAGATGAAATTGAAGAGTTACAATTATTAATCGATCATTACAGGGAGAAAAAGTCATGA